The following proteins are encoded in a genomic region of Nitrospira sp.:
- the murG gene encoding undecaprenyldiphospho-muramoylpentapeptide beta-N-acetylglucosaminyltransferase — translation MTIVIAAGGTGGHLYPAIAVAREFVRRDPSTRILFVGTTRGIERKVLAHEGFPLQCITANPLMGKSPVEMVKALLTLPVSLWQSLRILKQQGADLVFGVGGYTSPAMLVAACLRRIPGVILEPNAYPGMANKAVAPLVQRVFVAFESTLQWFDRHKTRVVGNPVRRAFLESLAPSSEPAAVEGSRHLLIFGGSQGAKAINSAVIEALPRLSALKDGLRITHQTGEADHARVLAAYEQAGMSAQVVPFLYDMPTVLRDADLVVARSGAMTIAELTVCGKPAILIPLPTAIYNHQLRNAEVMAKAGGAVLLPQAELTGAGLAQSISGIFTEPGRLQSMSRHSWEMRRSDAAETIVRECYDVMRRRHEASASARAL, via the coding sequence ATGACCATTGTGATTGCAGCCGGCGGAACGGGAGGCCATCTGTATCCGGCCATTGCCGTGGCGCGGGAGTTTGTCCGACGGGATCCTTCGACGCGTATTCTGTTCGTCGGGACGACCCGAGGGATCGAGCGCAAAGTGTTGGCCCACGAAGGATTTCCGTTGCAGTGCATCACCGCCAATCCGTTGATGGGAAAAAGCCCGGTCGAGATGGTGAAAGCTTTGCTCACGCTGCCGGTTAGTTTGTGGCAATCGCTGCGGATCCTTAAGCAGCAGGGCGCGGATCTCGTGTTCGGGGTGGGAGGGTACACCAGCCCGGCGATGTTGGTGGCGGCATGTCTCCGCCGCATCCCCGGGGTGATTCTGGAACCAAATGCCTATCCGGGCATGGCGAATAAAGCTGTGGCGCCGCTGGTGCAACGGGTGTTTGTCGCATTCGAATCGACCCTGCAATGGTTCGATCGTCACAAGACCCGTGTGGTCGGCAATCCGGTGCGGCGCGCGTTTTTGGAATCTCTCGCTCCGTCATCCGAGCCCGCCGCTGTGGAAGGATCGCGGCATCTCTTGATCTTCGGGGGGAGTCAGGGCGCCAAGGCCATCAACTCAGCAGTCATCGAGGCGTTGCCTCGACTCAGCGCCCTGAAGGATGGCCTGAGAATCACCCATCAAACAGGAGAGGCCGATCACGCCAGAGTGCTCGCGGCCTATGAGCAGGCCGGCATGTCTGCGCAGGTCGTGCCGTTTCTATATGACATGCCAACGGTGCTTCGGGATGCGGATCTGGTCGTGGCCAGGTCCGGAGCGATGACGATCGCCGAACTCACCGTCTGCGGCAAGCCGGCTATTCTGATTCCTCTTCCGACCGCGATCTACAATCACCAACTGCGGAATGCGGAAGTGATGGCGAAAGCCGGAGGGGCTGTCCTGTTGCCGCAAGCCGAGTTGACCGGCGCGGGGCTGGCGCAATCGATCAGTGGGATCTTCACCGAGCCCGGGCGGTTGCAGAGCATGAGCCGACACAGTTGGGAGATGCGACGGAGCGATGCGGCGGAAACCATCGTGCGGGAATGCTACGACGTCATGAGGAGGCGCCATGAGGCCAGCGCAAGCGCGCGCGCCCTATGA
- the ftsW gene encoding putative lipid II flippase FtsW, whose translation MGQHALGTLTLPWSTSSQRASKRVPVDPALLAVTLVLALIGVVMVFSASAVVAGNRFHDPWYFLKRQVAWLVAGLLVMHVISRIDYTIWKKLAIPLLCGGTLLLILVLIPSLGNVAKGARRWLHLGPINIQPAELAKFVAVIYVAAYLTKKQDQITQFARGLLPPLIVIGMLSGLVLLEPDLGTVVVMGLVVVTLLFLAGARFKHLGMLALCAVPAVAALILGSSYRRQRVMEFLSSAKDPTGSGYQINQSFLAFGSGGPFGVGLGEGKQKLFFLPEAHTDFVLALVGEELGLMGTVTIMLLFGLFVIKGFQIASRARNPFGRHLAMGITMLIGMQALVNAGVVTGLLPTKGLTLPFVSYGGSSLVANLFGVGLLLSISRDRQGGQDGGPPRGTRKRGVMTE comes from the coding sequence ATGGGACAGCATGCGCTCGGGACACTGACGTTGCCCTGGTCGACTTCGAGCCAGCGGGCATCCAAGCGCGTGCCGGTGGATCCGGCGCTCCTGGCGGTGACGCTGGTGCTCGCCCTGATCGGGGTGGTGATGGTGTTCAGCGCCAGCGCGGTGGTAGCGGGCAACCGCTTTCACGACCCCTGGTATTTCCTCAAGCGTCAGGTAGCCTGGTTGGTTGCCGGCCTGCTGGTCATGCACGTGATCTCGCGGATCGATTACACGATCTGGAAGAAGTTGGCGATTCCGCTGCTCTGCGGGGGCACCCTCTTGTTGATCTTGGTGCTGATTCCGTCGCTCGGCAATGTAGCGAAGGGCGCACGGCGCTGGCTGCACCTGGGGCCGATCAATATCCAGCCGGCCGAGTTGGCAAAGTTCGTCGCCGTCATCTATGTGGCGGCCTATCTGACCAAGAAGCAGGATCAGATTACCCAGTTTGCGCGCGGCTTGTTGCCACCGCTGATCGTCATTGGCATGCTGAGCGGCTTGGTGCTGCTGGAGCCGGACCTGGGCACCGTCGTGGTGATGGGCCTCGTGGTGGTGACGTTGCTCTTTCTGGCGGGGGCACGCTTCAAGCATTTGGGCATGCTGGCGTTGTGTGCCGTGCCGGCGGTCGCAGCATTGATTTTAGGGTCCAGCTACCGGCGACAACGTGTGATGGAATTTCTCAGTTCGGCGAAAGATCCGACCGGGTCCGGTTATCAGATCAATCAATCCTTTCTGGCCTTCGGCAGCGGTGGTCCATTCGGTGTGGGGCTGGGCGAAGGCAAACAGAAGTTATTCTTCCTGCCGGAAGCGCATACCGACTTTGTGCTGGCTCTGGTCGGAGAAGAATTGGGCTTGATGGGCACGGTGACCATCATGCTGCTGTTCGGCCTGTTTGTCATCAAGGGTTTTCAGATTGCGAGCCGGGCTCGCAATCCGTTCGGCCGCCATTTGGCGATGGGCATCACCATGTTGATCGGCATGCAGGCATTGGTCAATGCCGGCGTCGTCACCGGGTTATTGCCCACGAAGGGGCTGACCCTGCCGTTCGTCAGTTATGGTGGCTCGTCTTTGGTGGCCAATTTGTTTGGGGTGGGACTTCTCCTGAGTATTTCGCGGGACCGACAGGGTGGGCAGGACGGCGGACCGCCGCGTGGGACACGGAAACGCGGGGTGATGACGGAATGA
- the murD gene encoding UDP-N-acetylmuramoyl-L-alanine--D-glutamate ligase, producing the protein MNVKDLQVTVVGLARSGVGAARLLNHLGARVTVADRKEPQELTAILSQLDRSSIAVKVGAQYESALEGADLVVISPGVPTQLEALNRVRARGVRVIGELELASRFMTAPIVAVTGTNGKSTTVTLIGKFLQESGTRAFVGGNLGIAASEAALACVQAKAGSPAPYEYAVFEVSSFQLETIEHFHPWIASILNVTLDHMDRYASVDDYVAAKARIFANQTAGDYSLFNLDDGRVAALRGRTKGTVLGFSRGGAAVSGVAGATVLDGDLIVTTVRGTREEVCRRSDMRLIGLHNVENVMAAVTYGLLCGCSLEAIRAVLRSFPGLEHALEVVRERRGVRFVNDSKGTNVDAVLKALEGIEQPIWLIAGGRDKGGDFSRLEGAIRERVKGLILIGEAAGRIQAAMGDFDRCRPAATLREAVELAAREAQPGEVVLLSPACASFDMFADYQDRGRQFKALVQALPA; encoded by the coding sequence ATGAACGTCAAGGATCTTCAGGTCACGGTCGTCGGTCTTGCCAGAAGCGGAGTCGGGGCTGCGCGGCTTTTGAATCACCTCGGCGCGCGGGTCACCGTGGCCGACCGGAAAGAACCGCAGGAGCTTACGGCCATCCTCTCCCAATTGGACCGGTCAAGCATTGCGGTCAAGGTGGGGGCTCAGTATGAATCTGCCCTTGAGGGCGCAGACCTTGTGGTGATCAGTCCAGGAGTGCCCACTCAGCTGGAGGCGCTCAATCGCGTGCGCGCTCGTGGAGTCCGGGTCATCGGGGAACTGGAGTTGGCCTCGCGTTTTATGACCGCGCCGATTGTGGCCGTGACCGGCACCAACGGCAAAAGCACGACCGTGACGCTCATCGGGAAGTTTCTTCAGGAAAGCGGCACGCGCGCCTTTGTCGGCGGCAATCTCGGCATCGCAGCCAGTGAAGCGGCCTTGGCCTGCGTGCAGGCGAAAGCGGGTAGTCCCGCGCCCTACGAGTATGCGGTGTTCGAGGTGTCCAGCTTTCAGCTCGAGACTATTGAGCACTTTCATCCTTGGATCGCGTCGATCTTGAACGTCACCTTGGACCATATGGATCGCTATGCCTCGGTGGACGACTATGTGGCCGCCAAGGCGCGCATCTTTGCCAATCAAACCGCCGGCGACTATTCGTTGTTCAACTTGGACGACGGGCGTGTGGCAGCGCTTCGTGGGCGCACCAAAGGCACGGTCCTTGGATTCAGCCGAGGCGGGGCCGCGGTGTCCGGTGTGGCAGGGGCTACGGTCTTGGACGGCGATCTGATCGTCACCACCGTGCGCGGCACACGCGAGGAAGTCTGCCGTCGCAGCGATATGCGGTTGATCGGGCTGCACAACGTAGAGAACGTCATGGCGGCGGTCACCTATGGCCTGCTTTGCGGATGCTCTCTTGAGGCGATCCGGGCGGTGCTGCGTTCGTTCCCCGGATTGGAGCATGCCCTGGAAGTGGTACGCGAGCGTCGCGGGGTACGGTTCGTCAATGATTCGAAGGGTACGAACGTCGATGCGGTCCTGAAGGCCTTGGAGGGGATCGAACAACCCATCTGGTTGATCGCGGGCGGTCGCGATAAGGGTGGAGACTTTTCTCGGCTGGAGGGGGCTATCCGGGAGCGGGTCAAGGGACTCATTTTGATCGGGGAAGCAGCGGGCCGCATTCAAGCGGCGATGGGGGATTTCGACCGGTGTCGTCCTGCAGCGACTCTCCGCGAAGCCGTGGAGCTTGCTGCTCGCGAGGCGCAGCCCGGCGAGGTGGTCTTGCTCTCGCCGGCCTGCGCCAGTTTCGACATGTTCGCGGACTATCAAGATCGAGGTCGTCAATTCAAGGCGTTGGTGCAGGCGCTTCCGGCATAA
- a CDS encoding phospho-N-acetylmuramoyl-pentapeptide-transferase — protein MLYNWLYPLHTQFSFLNVFRYQSFRIIYAAVTAFLIAFVMAPWVIRKLQEIKLGQQIRDDGPKRHLAKSGTPTMGGILIIFAVVLSTLLWADMTNRYVWLVVVATVGFGAVGFADDYLKFIKRQSKGLSAAQKFTGQFLVALAIGVFLYTLPSYTTKLSVPFFKYFTPDLGWFYIVFVILVIVGSSNAVNLTDGLDGLAIGPVMIASLAYTIVAYVTGNRVMAEYLLIPYIEGAGEIAIFTGAILGSSLGFLWFNTYPASVFMGDVGSLPLGAALGTVAAISKHELLLLLVGGVFVIEALSVILQVGSYKLRGKRIFNMAPIHHHFEMKGWDEPKVVVRLWIIAILLALLSLSTLKLR, from the coding sequence ATGTTATACAACTGGCTGTATCCTCTACACACACAGTTCTCGTTTCTGAACGTCTTTCGATACCAGAGTTTTCGAATCATCTATGCCGCGGTCACGGCGTTTCTGATTGCGTTTGTGATGGCCCCCTGGGTGATCCGGAAGCTGCAGGAAATCAAGCTCGGCCAGCAAATTCGCGACGATGGGCCGAAGCGGCACTTGGCCAAGAGCGGAACGCCGACGATGGGTGGCATTCTCATCATTTTCGCCGTCGTGTTGTCGACGCTGTTGTGGGCCGACATGACCAACCGGTACGTGTGGCTGGTCGTGGTGGCGACGGTGGGATTCGGTGCGGTGGGATTTGCCGACGACTACTTGAAGTTCATCAAGCGTCAATCCAAGGGGCTGTCGGCGGCGCAGAAATTTACCGGTCAGTTTCTGGTGGCCTTGGCGATCGGTGTGTTTCTCTACACCTTGCCGAGTTATACGACGAAACTCAGCGTGCCGTTCTTCAAATATTTCACGCCGGATTTGGGCTGGTTCTACATCGTCTTCGTCATTCTTGTCATCGTCGGCAGCTCGAACGCCGTCAATTTGACGGACGGACTCGATGGCCTGGCGATCGGTCCGGTCATGATCGCCTCGCTGGCCTACACGATTGTCGCCTATGTCACGGGGAACCGCGTCATGGCTGAATACTTGCTCATTCCCTACATCGAAGGCGCAGGAGAAATCGCGATTTTTACCGGAGCCATTCTGGGATCAAGTTTGGGATTTCTCTGGTTCAATACCTATCCGGCTTCCGTCTTCATGGGGGATGTCGGCTCGCTGCCATTGGGCGCCGCGCTCGGTACCGTGGCGGCGATCAGTAAGCACGAACTCCTGTTGCTGCTGGTCGGGGGTGTGTTCGTCATTGAGGCGCTCTCGGTCATCCTGCAGGTCGGGTCGTACAAACTGCGCGGGAAGCGCATCTTTAACATGGCGCCCATTCACCATCACTTCGAGATGAAGGGGTGGGATGAGCCGAAAGTCGTGGTGCGACTGTGGATCATTGCCATTTTGTTGGCCTTGCTCAGTTTGAGCACGCTCAAACTGCGGTAG